A single region of the Candidatus Dormiibacterota bacterium genome encodes:
- a CDS encoding response regulator transcription factor: MGSLRILVVDDHEVVRRGVKALIESHPDWRVCGETGDGREAVLKAKELQPDVVVLDVTMPGLNGLDATRQIRNVAPKTEVLVLTMHTSEDLAREVLSAGARGYILKSDAGRDLVNAVESVARHKPFLTSRIAELVLDSFLQSAPKDGRPAAVRELTDREREVVLLLADGKTNKEVAGRLNISKKTAETHRANIMRKLRLDSLSGLVRYAIRNHLAEP; this comes from the coding sequence GTGGGATCTCTTCGCATCCTTGTCGTGGACGACCACGAGGTCGTCCGACGCGGTGTGAAGGCTTTGATCGAGAGCCATCCCGACTGGCGGGTGTGCGGCGAGACGGGGGACGGCCGGGAGGCGGTCCTTAAGGCGAAGGAGCTCCAGCCCGATGTGGTCGTCCTCGACGTTACGATGCCCGGATTGAACGGCCTCGACGCGACCCGCCAGATCCGGAATGTGGCGCCGAAGACCGAGGTGCTCGTCCTGACCATGCATACCTCCGAGGACCTCGCGCGAGAGGTCCTGTCTGCAGGAGCGCGGGGCTACATCCTGAAATCGGACGCGGGGCGCGACCTGGTGAACGCCGTCGAGTCCGTCGCCCGGCACAAGCCGTTTCTCACCTCCCGGATCGCGGAATTGGTTCTGGACTCGTTCCTGCAGTCGGCGCCGAAGGACGGGCGACCCGCGGCGGTCCGCGAGCTGACCGATCGCGAGCGCGAGGTCGTGCTGCTCCTTGCGGACGGCAAGACCAACAAGGAGGTCGCGGGCCGCCTCAACATCAGCAAGAAGACGGCGGAGACGCATCGCGCCAATATCATGCGCAAGCTCCGCCTCGACAGCCTCAGCGGGCTCGTCCGCTACGCGATCCGCAACCACCTGGCGGAGCCCTGA
- a CDS encoding chemotaxis protein CheB gives MNETEPGRSGEHRKRRTSRRNPRPSSPLRAQAADATPDPAREPFPIVGIGASAGGLEAVTELLRHLPTDTGMAFVFVQHLDPTHESLLGALLAKTTTMPVVQVTEGSIVQPNHVYVIPPNVDMTISAGILRLKPRSEVRGQHMPVDGFLRSLARDQKSRAIGIILSGTASDGAAGMREIKAEGGITFAQSEDSARHGGMPHSAVAAGAVDFIMPPERIALELSRIVRHPYVRATAPVGEDLLEENKGVLDRIFLALRRASGVNFALYKKNTIQRRIKRRMVLHRMERLEDYLSFMKDKPQEVQELYEDLLIDVTGFFRDPEAFEALKTIVFPNILRSRTEEESIRAWVPGCSTGEEAYSIAIGLTDFLGDRMPGVAVQIFATDVSESAIEAARSGIYRENILTDVPPDRLRRFFTKVDRGYQVSKSIRDLCIFARQDLTRDPPFSRLDLISCRNVLIYLQTELQKQVMPIFHYALKPTGFLWLGSSESIGSFAELFTPVDHRHRIYARRATPSRLNLSFVSNEYALVKADTGEAVARAGRGPDLFREADRVVMARYAPASVLINENLDILQFRGQTGGYLDPAPGQASLNLLRMAREGLALHLRAAVQKARKRDEPTRIEGIALRRDGKSRTIGIEVIPLKLQPSAQRFFLVTFEEAPGSRPAGIVKKAPRETRSAQDRGAARLRRELAAARDYLQAIIEEQEATNEELKSANEEILSANEELQSTNEELQTSKEEIQSANEELSTLNEELQNRNTELGQTNNDLTNVLNSVNIAMVILGPDLRIRRFTPMAEKMLNLIPGDVGRRITDIKPNVAVPDLEGLIVEVMDSVSVRERAVQDREGRWYSLRIRPYKTTDNRIHGAVLAFVDIDDLERSLQRIQESENLAQAIVETVREGLLVLDRDLRVKMANRTFYEMFQVPAGETEGRHLHELGRGQWNIPHVLEKLRGVTVANTGFEDLEMTAEFPGLGRKTVVISARGVERGGDLTNTMLLAVRDISRRKRTELIVKELSGRLLQLRDEEQRRIARELHDSTAQSLSALAMNLALAEKYSEDLPPQARAALAESRSLAEGCARELHDLAALLHPPLLDEIGLLSAVKWFADTFARRTGIQVKLESSIEPGMLPIEIRTTLFRIVQESLTNIQRHSGSSSAWVRIERVPFGVEVSVRDEGRGIQDQGHSVDSMPAGVGIIGMQERVRQVGGVLDIASGPGGTTVKVRIPLTADAS, from the coding sequence ATGAACGAGACGGAGCCCGGCAGGAGCGGCGAACATCGAAAACGCCGGACGTCGCGCCGGAACCCGAGGCCGTCGTCGCCCCTGAGGGCCCAGGCGGCCGACGCGACGCCCGATCCGGCGCGAGAGCCATTTCCGATCGTCGGCATCGGGGCGTCGGCGGGTGGGCTCGAGGCGGTCACCGAGCTCCTCAGGCACCTCCCGACCGACACCGGCATGGCCTTCGTGTTCGTCCAGCACCTGGACCCGACGCACGAGAGCCTTCTCGGCGCGTTGCTCGCCAAGACAACCACGATGCCGGTGGTCCAGGTCACCGAGGGCAGCATCGTCCAGCCGAACCACGTCTACGTGATCCCTCCCAACGTGGACATGACGATATCGGCAGGCATTCTGCGCCTCAAGCCCCGCAGCGAGGTCCGCGGCCAGCACATGCCCGTCGATGGCTTCCTGCGCTCACTGGCCCGGGACCAGAAGAGCAGGGCGATCGGGATCATCCTCTCCGGGACGGCCTCGGACGGCGCGGCCGGGATGAGGGAAATCAAGGCCGAGGGAGGGATCACGTTCGCCCAGAGCGAGGACTCGGCACGGCACGGCGGCATGCCGCACAGCGCGGTCGCCGCGGGAGCCGTCGATTTCATTATGCCCCCCGAGCGCATCGCCCTGGAGCTTTCGCGTATCGTGCGCCATCCGTACGTGCGTGCCACAGCGCCGGTGGGGGAGGATTTGCTCGAGGAGAACAAGGGCGTCCTCGACCGCATCTTCCTCGCCCTGCGCCGCGCGTCCGGCGTCAATTTCGCGCTCTACAAGAAGAACACCATCCAGCGCCGTATCAAGAGGCGGATGGTCCTGCACCGGATGGAGCGGCTGGAGGACTATCTGTCGTTCATGAAAGACAAACCCCAGGAGGTCCAGGAGCTCTACGAGGATCTCCTCATCGACGTGACCGGCTTCTTCAGGGATCCGGAGGCGTTCGAGGCCCTCAAGACCATAGTCTTCCCCAACATCCTCAGGTCCCGGACGGAGGAAGAGTCTATACGCGCCTGGGTGCCGGGATGCTCGACCGGAGAGGAGGCGTACTCCATCGCCATCGGCCTGACGGATTTCCTTGGCGACAGGATGCCCGGTGTCGCGGTCCAAATCTTCGCCACCGACGTGAGCGAATCGGCGATCGAGGCGGCCCGCTCCGGGATCTATCGGGAGAACATTCTCACGGACGTGCCGCCCGATCGCCTGCGTCGCTTCTTCACGAAGGTGGATCGCGGCTATCAGGTCAGCAAGTCGATCCGTGACCTGTGCATCTTCGCGAGACAGGATCTGACCCGGGACCCGCCCTTCTCCAGGCTCGACCTCATCAGCTGCCGCAACGTGCTCATCTACCTCCAGACGGAGCTGCAGAAGCAGGTGATGCCGATCTTTCACTATGCCCTGAAGCCGACCGGGTTTCTCTGGCTCGGGAGCTCGGAGTCCATCGGCAGCTTCGCCGAGCTGTTCACCCCCGTGGATCACAGGCACCGGATCTACGCCAGGAGGGCGACCCCCTCGCGCCTGAACTTGAGCTTCGTCTCCAACGAATACGCCCTCGTCAAGGCGGACACCGGCGAGGCCGTCGCGCGCGCCGGCCGGGGCCCGGACCTGTTCCGGGAGGCCGATCGGGTGGTGATGGCCCGGTATGCCCCGGCGAGCGTCCTGATCAACGAGAACCTGGACATCCTGCAGTTTCGAGGCCAGACGGGTGGCTATCTGGATCCGGCGCCCGGCCAGGCGAGCCTCAATCTCCTGCGCATGGCCCGCGAGGGTCTGGCGCTCCACCTCCGCGCCGCGGTTCAGAAGGCCAGGAAGCGGGACGAGCCGACTCGCATCGAGGGGATCGCCCTCCGGAGAGACGGGAAGTCCAGAACGATCGGCATCGAGGTGATCCCGCTCAAGCTCCAGCCGTCGGCGCAACGCTTCTTCCTGGTGACCTTCGAAGAGGCGCCGGGGTCGAGGCCGGCGGGGATCGTCAAGAAGGCGCCCCGGGAGACGAGGTCAGCCCAGGATCGCGGGGCGGCACGTCTCAGGAGGGAACTGGCGGCCGCCCGTGACTACCTCCAGGCGATCATCGAAGAGCAGGAGGCCACCAACGAGGAACTGAAATCCGCCAATGAGGAAATCCTCTCCGCCAACGAGGAGCTGCAGAGCACGAACGAGGAGCTGCAGACCTCGAAGGAAGAGATCCAATCGGCGAACGAAGAGCTCAGCACGCTCAACGAGGAGCTGCAGAACAGAAACACGGAGCTGGGCCAGACCAACAACGACCTGACCAACGTGCTCAACAGCGTCAACATCGCCATGGTGATACTGGGGCCCGACCTCCGGATCCGCCGCTTCACCCCCATGGCCGAGAAGATGTTGAACCTGATCCCCGGCGACGTGGGGCGGCGGATCACCGACATCAAGCCAAACGTCGCCGTACCCGACCTTGAAGGTTTGATCGTCGAAGTCATGGATTCGGTCAGCGTCCGCGAGCGCGCCGTGCAGGACCGCGAGGGACGCTGGTACTCGTTGCGCATCCGTCCCTACAAGACAACCGACAACAGGATCCACGGCGCCGTTCTGGCGTTCGTGGACATCGACGACCTGGAACGCAGCCTGCAAAGGATTCAGGAGTCCGAGAATCTCGCCCAGGCGATCGTCGAGACGGTCCGTGAGGGGCTCCTGGTCCTCGACCGGGACCTCCGGGTGAAAATGGCCAACCGGACGTTCTACGAGATGTTCCAGGTCCCGGCCGGCGAGACCGAGGGCCGTCACCTCCACGAGCTGGGGCGGGGCCAATGGAACATACCCCACGTCCTCGAGAAGCTCCGGGGCGTGACCGTCGCCAACACCGGGTTCGAAGATCTCGAAATGACGGCCGAGTTCCCCGGTCTCGGGCGAAAGACGGTGGTGATCTCCGCCCGCGGAGTCGAACGGGGCGGCGACCTGACGAACACGATGCTTCTCGCCGTACGGGACATCAGCCGGCGCAAGCGGACCGAGCTGATCGTGAAGGAGCTGTCCGGACGACTCCTGCAGCTGCGCGACGAGGAGCAGCGGCGGATCGCCCGGGAGCTGCACGACAGCACCGCCCAGAGCCTGTCGGCCCTGGCGATGAACCTGGCGCTGGCGGAGAAATACTCCGAGGACCTGCCGCCGCAGGCGCGCGCGGCGCTCGCGGAGAGCCGGTCCCTGGCGGAAGGGTGCGCGCGCGAGCTTCATGATCTCGCCGCCCTCCTTCACCCGCCGCTCCTGGACGAAATCGGCCTGCTCTCGGCCGTGAAGTGGTTCGCGGACACTTTCGCCCGGCGCACCGGCATCCAGGTGAAACTCGAGAGCTCGATCGAGCCGGGGATGCTGCCGATCGAGATCAGAACGACGCTGTTCCGCATCGTCCAGGAGAGCCTGACCAACATCCAGAGGCACTCGGGGAGCTCGAGCGCGTGGGTCCGGATCGAGCGCGTTCCCTTCGGCGTCGAGGTGTCGGTGCGTGATGAGGGCCGCGGTATCCAGGATCAGGGGCATTCCGTCGATTCGATGCCGGCCGGCGTGGGCATCATCGGAATGCAGGAGCGTGTGAGACAGGTCGGGGGGGTGCTCGACATCGCGTCCGGGCCAGGGGGCACCACCGTCAAGGTGCGTATTCCGCTGACGGCGGACGCCTCGTGA
- a CDS encoding response regulator transcription factor has product MAATCARKGCTMPIQVLLADDHQMVRQGLRAMLENEGFRIVGEAGDGLEAVRVAGRVHPDVAILDLVMPGLNGLDAAREIRRASPRTRVILLTMHTEDAFVLEALRNGISGYVLKIQAALDLIQAIREVARGAVYLSPGVSRVVVEAYLTNADLPPDPLSPRERQVLQLVAEGKTTKDIAVLLGVSPKTAESHRTQIMSKLDIHHAAGLVRYAIRRGLIDV; this is encoded by the coding sequence ATGGCCGCCACCTGCGCCCGAAAGGGGTGCACGATGCCGATCCAGGTTCTTCTCGCTGACGACCATCAAATGGTGCGTCAGGGTTTGAGGGCGATGCTGGAGAACGAGGGGTTCAGGATCGTGGGCGAGGCCGGCGACGGGCTCGAGGCGGTCCGCGTAGCCGGGCGGGTCCATCCCGACGTCGCGATCCTCGACCTGGTGATGCCGGGCCTCAACGGGCTGGACGCTGCGCGTGAGATCCGCCGGGCATCTCCCCGGACCAGGGTGATCCTCCTCACCATGCACACGGAAGACGCGTTTGTCCTGGAGGCTTTGCGGAACGGGATCAGCGGCTACGTCCTGAAGATCCAGGCGGCCCTCGATCTCATCCAGGCGATCCGAGAGGTCGCGCGCGGGGCGGTCTATCTGAGCCCCGGCGTGTCGCGGGTCGTCGTCGAGGCCTACCTCACCAATGCGGACTTACCTCCCGATCCCCTGAGCCCGCGCGAGCGCCAAGTCCTGCAGCTCGTCGCCGAAGGGAAGACCACGAAGGACATCGCCGTCCTTCTGGGGGTGAGCCCGAAGACCGCCGAGTCGCACCGGACGCAGATCATGTCGAAGCTCGACATCCACCATGCCGCCGGACTCGTCCGCTACGCCATCCGCCGCGGCCTGATCGACGTATAA
- a CDS encoding TolC family protein, giving the protein MCGPRIPAQHTTCKESILITRRPARCGTILLAAAIQMVLEMPGTLTVADDQAARSVTLQEAVASADGAPEIIAARAGEAAAEAAVRVARTIPDLELSMTTNSITARESASVLVPLPWPGRGPRIEAATARLRTAGRSRDEALSTARRELRAAWFSLAAARQRAAAAADRETRAHRNADAVAALYSEGRVARLEQVRADAEAALAVSDRTSADEGLRTAGSTLATLMGLPPGSTATTSGPLPEPEPETSLEEAVARAREGAPEVRVQAAAAEAAAAQWKLARRLRAPSLGLNVGADWSDPTQEGTNTFAGVSLAIPIAGSASAAVAAGERDQQAALLEQARRLAAVAAETAWGATRAARLRFEAIDHDVLPAARQAADLTRLAYREGKVDVFRLLDAERLLSDTEAARADAYEAWGTAHADLLRATARDGP; this is encoded by the coding sequence ATGTGCGGCCCGCGCATCCCCGCGCAGCACACCACCTGTAAGGAGTCCATCCTGATCACGAGGCGACCGGCACGGTGCGGGACAATCCTCCTGGCGGCGGCGATCCAGATGGTGCTCGAAATGCCCGGGACTTTGACCGTTGCCGACGACCAGGCCGCACGCTCCGTCACGCTCCAGGAGGCGGTCGCCAGCGCCGACGGGGCACCGGAGATCATCGCGGCGCGCGCCGGCGAGGCGGCCGCCGAGGCGGCGGTCCGCGTGGCGCGCACGATTCCCGATCTCGAGCTCTCGATGACCACCAACTCGATCACCGCCCGGGAATCCGCCTCGGTCCTGGTCCCCCTGCCGTGGCCCGGGAGGGGGCCGAGGATCGAAGCTGCGACGGCGCGCCTGCGCACCGCCGGGCGGAGTCGCGACGAGGCGCTGTCGACCGCACGTCGGGAGCTGCGGGCGGCCTGGTTCAGCCTCGCCGCGGCCCGGCAGCGCGCCGCGGCGGCGGCGGATAGAGAAACCCGCGCACACCGCAATGCCGATGCCGTCGCGGCTCTCTATAGCGAAGGGCGCGTCGCGCGCCTCGAGCAGGTCCGCGCGGACGCCGAGGCGGCGCTCGCGGTCTCCGACCGCACGTCCGCCGATGAGGGGCTCCGGACCGCGGGCTCGACTCTGGCCACGCTGATGGGCCTCCCGCCCGGTTCCACGGCGACGACATCGGGACCCCTTCCCGAGCCGGAGCCGGAGACATCGCTCGAGGAGGCCGTGGCGCGCGCGCGCGAGGGCGCTCCCGAGGTCCGGGTCCAGGCGGCCGCGGCGGAGGCCGCTGCCGCTCAATGGAAGCTGGCGCGCCGTCTGCGTGCGCCGAGTCTCGGCCTCAACGTCGGGGCCGACTGGAGCGACCCGACGCAGGAGGGGACCAACACCTTCGCGGGGGTGAGCCTCGCCATCCCGATCGCAGGCTCCGCATCCGCGGCCGTCGCCGCCGGCGAGCGCGACCAACAGGCCGCGCTCCTGGAGCAGGCGCGGCGCCTTGCCGCAGTCGCCGCCGAGACCGCCTGGGGGGCGACGCGCGCGGCGCGGCTGCGGTTCGAAGCGATCGATCACGACGTCCTGCCCGCGGCGCGCCAGGCCGCCGATCTGACACGGCTCGCCTATCGCGAGGGGAAGGTGGACGTCTTCCGTCTGCTGGATGCCGAGCGCCTCCTCTCCGACACCGAGGCGGCCCGGGCGGACGCCTACGAGGCTTGGGGCACGGCCCACGCCGATCTCCTGCGTGCGACCGCACGGGACGGCCCGTGA
- a CDS encoding efflux RND transporter periplasmic adaptor subunit, with protein sequence MRPTPAAAALVPLLGLIACARETEPPADRAAFVRTARAETGTITDWIRLYGRIVPPPDRDATLAPLVAGALLVVPVREGQSVKAGTVVARVEPASLDDVVRAAEAAQRRAEAEAAYRKSAAARTLSLVDKGVASRQDAEADQSAAVSADAALAEASSLLATARRRRGWADLLAPFDGVVVHVFRRPGDSVDGTPSTPVVQVASALGAQVAAEATGDSLSRIQADEPAEVVATGSPDRAIPAHVLRVARAVEATTGSGEIRLAFDGAAPSLPLGLGVEVRIAVGRHERATTVPARALRRGEGQAAEVVVALNGKAVVRKVTTGFSDKDRVEILSGLSPDETVVVDDPVGLADGMDLKERP encoded by the coding sequence GTGAGACCGACCCCGGCCGCCGCGGCGCTGGTCCCCCTGCTCGGTCTGATCGCCTGCGCGCGGGAGACGGAGCCTCCCGCCGACCGCGCCGCATTCGTCAGGACGGCGCGCGCCGAGACCGGCACGATCACCGATTGGATCCGGCTGTACGGGCGCATCGTCCCGCCCCCGGACCGGGACGCGACGCTCGCCCCCCTGGTCGCCGGCGCCCTGCTGGTCGTCCCGGTGCGCGAGGGGCAGAGCGTCAAGGCCGGCACTGTCGTGGCGCGTGTCGAGCCCGCTTCCCTGGACGACGTCGTGCGCGCCGCCGAAGCGGCGCAGCGCCGGGCGGAGGCGGAGGCCGCGTACCGGAAGAGCGCCGCGGCGCGCACGCTGTCGCTCGTGGACAAGGGGGTCGCCTCCCGTCAGGACGCCGAGGCCGACCAGTCGGCCGCGGTGTCCGCCGACGCCGCGCTCGCCGAGGCGTCCTCCCTCCTGGCGACCGCCCGCCGGCGGCGCGGGTGGGCGGACCTGCTCGCCCCGTTCGACGGGGTGGTCGTGCACGTCTTCCGCAGGCCCGGAGACTCCGTCGACGGAACGCCGTCGACGCCGGTCGTCCAGGTCGCGTCCGCCCTGGGCGCGCAGGTCGCCGCGGAAGCGACGGGGGATTCGCTGTCCAGGATCCAGGCGGACGAGCCCGCGGAGGTCGTGGCCACGGGCTCGCCGGACAGAGCGATCCCGGCCCATGTGCTCCGCGTCGCCCGTGCCGTGGAGGCCACGACCGGCTCGGGGGAGATCCGGCTTGCCTTCGACGGCGCCGCTCCCTCCCTTCCACTCGGCCTGGGCGTCGAGGTGCGTATCGCGGTCGGCCGCCACGAGCGCGCCACGACCGTGCCGGCGCGCGCGCTCCGACGCGGGGAAGGACAGGCCGCCGAGGTGGTCGTCGCGCTGAACGGAAAGGCGGTGGTGCGCAAGGTGACGACCGGCTTCTCCGACAAGGACCGGGTCGAGATCCTCTCCGGTCTGTCCCCCGACGAGACGGTCGTCGTGGACGATCCGGTCGGGCTCGCCGACGGCATGGACCTGAAGGAACGTCCGTGA
- a CDS encoding efflux RND transporter permease subunit, translating to MSGGDLYSGLDRYRTLTLTLTIGLMFAGGLSLWGLGSGIYPEVEFPRIVVVARSGDMPPEQMQASVVRPLEQSLATVIGVRRIRTRIIRGAAEIALQFAEGTDMWRSLQLADAAISEARSQIPPDTEIESQKITPADFPILSFNLIGGTATSRREAADFIVRPAFSRAPGVGRVEVVGGDPREVEVVVDPARLATLRLRPSLLAQRVGNAIVRRAVGRFDQDRQLVTIVAETRVSDPADLSRIPVAAGPNGSVALGEVAQVFDGAPDRTLAVHAPEGDAVQISVSRVVGASAPDVVREVQEIAAALRLPEAIRLVQVYNQGELIRESILGIRDAIVIGILLTIGVLAFFLRNVRAGILAALSVPVTLLVTFLAIRLTGQTLNLMSLGGMAVAIGLVIDDAIVVVEAITRRIDEGEAPELAVRGGLREMTAPVVGTTVTTVVVFVPLAFLSGIVGSFFAALALTLVSAVLISLFFAVFVLPLIAGHFLRPRPAARAVSGRGLGARYARTLRRALHRPAAMAAGACALVLLGAFIATRIPSGFLPEMDEGAFVLDYFLPAGTSLEATDAAALRIESILGQTPGISNWSRRTGAELGPVTATQLNRGDIAVLLKPRGMRSPAEDVMDEVRGRVEHELPGVRVEFVQILEDVLNDLAGNPRPLEVRIVGQDQSVLSRFADEVERRLQDTPHLVDYYRGVEGEVPVLRYALQGDAAQRAGLSPAEVGEDLATALRGSEVGSVPRLDRLVPVRVRFPDAVRFRAEALATWPLALGPSAAPISSLARVVEDKGASVLLRENLSPAAVATGDVEGGDLGGLVKEVRRRLHDMVLPPGYRIEVGGRAESQARAFQQLVVVLVLGILAVFAVLVAQFRAGRAALLVLLAVPPALAGGLLFLAVAGVPLNVSSLMGLVLLVGLVVKNGVLLIDIALERLRDGLPLPVALSGAGRRRLRPILMTTLCTIFGLLPLALSLGAGSELQRPLAVAVIGGLLFSTIATLYMLPALAGFFLRHIGEQAPGSGAP from the coding sequence GTGAGCGGCGGCGATCTCTACTCGGGACTCGATCGATACCGGACGCTCACCCTGACGCTGACGATCGGGCTGATGTTCGCGGGAGGCCTGTCGCTCTGGGGCCTCGGCTCGGGCATCTATCCCGAGGTCGAATTCCCCCGCATCGTCGTGGTGGCCCGCTCGGGGGACATGCCCCCCGAGCAGATGCAGGCGTCCGTGGTGCGGCCGCTCGAGCAGTCCCTCGCGACGGTGATAGGCGTGCGGCGGATCCGCACGCGGATCATCCGGGGCGCCGCCGAGATCGCCCTGCAGTTCGCGGAGGGGACGGACATGTGGCGTTCCCTCCAGCTCGCCGACGCCGCCATCAGCGAGGCGCGCAGCCAGATCCCGCCCGACACCGAAATCGAGTCCCAGAAGATCACTCCGGCCGACTTCCCGATCCTCTCGTTCAATCTGATCGGCGGCACCGCCACCAGCCGCCGGGAGGCGGCCGATTTCATCGTGCGCCCGGCCTTCTCGCGCGCCCCCGGCGTGGGCAGGGTCGAGGTCGTCGGCGGCGATCCGCGCGAAGTCGAGGTGGTCGTGGACCCCGCCCGCCTCGCGACCCTCCGCTTGCGACCGTCCCTCCTGGCGCAGCGGGTGGGGAACGCCATCGTGCGGCGGGCCGTGGGGCGATTCGACCAGGACCGGCAGCTGGTGACGATCGTGGCCGAGACCCGGGTGTCGGACCCCGCCGACCTGAGCCGCATTCCGGTGGCCGCCGGTCCCAACGGATCCGTCGCCCTTGGAGAAGTGGCGCAGGTCTTCGACGGCGCCCCGGACCGGACGCTCGCGGTCCACGCCCCCGAGGGGGACGCCGTCCAGATCAGCGTCTCCCGCGTGGTCGGAGCGTCGGCCCCGGACGTCGTGCGCGAGGTCCAGGAGATCGCCGCGGCGCTCCGCCTGCCCGAGGCGATCCGCCTGGTGCAGGTCTACAACCAGGGGGAGCTGATTCGCGAATCGATCCTCGGCATCCGCGACGCCATCGTGATCGGCATTCTCCTCACCATCGGCGTCCTGGCCTTCTTTCTGCGGAATGTCCGAGCGGGAATCCTGGCGGCGCTCTCCGTCCCCGTGACGCTTCTCGTGACCTTCCTCGCCATCCGGCTCACCGGGCAGACGCTGAACCTCATGTCCCTGGGCGGGATGGCGGTCGCGATCGGCCTGGTGATCGACGACGCCATCGTGGTCGTGGAGGCGATCACGCGCCGGATCGACGAGGGGGAGGCCCCTGAACTCGCCGTCCGCGGCGGCCTGCGGGAGATGACCGCCCCCGTGGTCGGGACGACCGTGACGACGGTCGTCGTCTTCGTTCCCCTGGCCTTCCTGTCGGGCATCGTCGGGAGCTTCTTCGCGGCGCTGGCTCTGACGCTCGTCTCGGCCGTGCTGATCTCGCTCTTCTTCGCCGTGTTCGTGCTGCCCCTCATCGCCGGCCATTTCCTGCGCCCGCGCCCGGCGGCGCGCGCGGTGTCCGGCAGGGGGCTCGGCGCCCGGTACGCCAGGACCCTGCGCCGGGCCCTCCACCGTCCCGCGGCGATGGCCGCCGGCGCCTGCGCCCTGGTCCTCCTGGGCGCTTTCATCGCCACACGGATCCCGTCGGGCTTCCTGCCGGAGATGGACGAGGGGGCCTTCGTCCTGGACTACTTCCTGCCCGCCGGAACCTCCCTCGAGGCCACCGACGCCGCGGCCCTGCGCATCGAGTCGATCCTCGGCCAGACGCCCGGCATATCAAACTGGAGCCGCAGGACGGGAGCCGAGCTCGGTCCCGTGACCGCCACGCAGCTCAACCGCGGCGACATCGCGGTCCTTCTCAAACCGCGCGGGATGCGTTCTCCCGCCGAGGACGTGATGGACGAGGTGCGCGGACGCGTCGAGCACGAGCTGCCCGGCGTGCGCGTCGAGTTCGTGCAGATCCTCGAGGACGTCCTGAACGATCTCGCGGGGAACCCGCGCCCTCTCGAGGTCCGGATCGTGGGTCAGGATCAGTCCGTCCTGTCGCGATTCGCCGACGAGGTCGAGCGACGCCTCCAGGACACGCCGCACCTCGTGGACTACTACCGCGGCGTCGAGGGGGAGGTGCCGGTCCTGCGCTATGCCCTGCAGGGGGATGCCGCGCAGCGCGCCGGGTTGAGTCCCGCGGAGGTCGGCGAGGACCTGGCCACCGCCCTGCGCGGGTCCGAGGTCGGGTCGGTGCCGCGTCTGGATCGGCTCGTCCCGGTGCGCGTCCGGTTCCCCGACGCCGTGCGCTTCCGCGCCGAGGCCCTGGCCACGTGGCCCCTGGCGCTCGGACCGTCCGCGGCGCCGATCTCCTCCCTCGCCCGCGTGGTCGAGGACAAGGGGGCGAGCGTCCTGCTGCGGGAGAACCTGAGCCCCGCCGCCGTGGCGACGGGGGACGTGGAAGGGGGGGACCTGGGAGGGCTCGTGAAGGAGGTCCGAAGACGGCTTCACGACATGGTCCTCCCTCCCGGCTACCGGATCGAGGTCGGTGGCCGGGCGGAGAGCCAGGCCCGCGCGTTCCAGCAGCTGGTGGTCGTCCTGGTCCTCGGCATCCTCGCCGTCTTCGCCGTCCTCGTGGCGCAGTTCCGCGCCGGTCGCGCGGCGCTCCTGGTGCTGCTGGCGGTCCCCCCGGCCCTCGCGGGAGGGCTTCTGTTCCTGGCGGTCGCGGGGGTCCCGCTTAACGTATCCTCTTTGATGGGTCTCGTGCTCCTGGTCGGCCTGGTCGTCAAAAACGGGGTCCTCTTGATCGACATCGCGCTTGAGCGTCTCAGGGATGGTCTGCCGCTGCCGGTGGCGCTCTCGGGGGCGGGACGACGCAGGCTGCGGCCCATCCTGATGACGACGCTCTGCACCATCTTCGGGCTCCTGCCGCTGGCGCTGTCGCTCGGGGCGGGTTCCGAGCTGCAGCGGCCGCTGGCGGTCGCCGTCATCGGCGGACTCCTGTTCTCGACCATCGCCACCCTGTACATGCTGCCTGCCCTGGCCGGGTTCTTCCTGCGACACATCGGGGAGCAGGCGCCGGGCTCCGGCGCTCCATGA